In Sporichthyaceae bacterium, the sequence ATCGGCGCGCGACGATCGTCGGGCACTCCCTGGGCGGCGGGATAGCGCTGCAGTTCTGCTACCAGTACCCGCAGATCTGCGGCCGGCTCGTGCTCGTCGACGCCGGCGGCCTGGGCCCGGAGCTGCATCCGGTGCTACGGGCCGCGACGCTGCCCGGCGCCGAGTGGGCGCTGCCGCTGCTGGCCCACACCCGGGTGATCAGCACCGTGGGTTGGCTGGTGGACAGCGGACGGGCGATCCTGGGACGCGGCACCACCGGTCACCACACGCTGTCCGCGTTCGGCTCGCTGGCCGACGGCGCCCGGCGCCGGGCCTTCGTGATCACCGCACGCAACATCATCAACATCGCGGGGCAACGCGTCTCCGGTGTCGACAAGCTGCACCTGACCGCCGAGGTGCCCACGATGATCGTGTGGGGCGGGCGGGACCCGATCATCCCGGCCGCGCACGCGCGGCAGGCCACCGCCGCCCTGCCCGACGCGCGCGTGGAGGTGTTCGAGAACGCCGGGCACTTTCCGCACTGCGATGAGCCGGTGCGCTTCGCCGACCTGCTGCTGGACTTCCTCGCCGGCACAACACCGGCCCCCTACAGCACGCAGCGCTGACCCACCGGCCGGCGGTCCGGGAACGAACTCACTGCCGCCACGGCGGCACCGCGCCGGGCTTGGCCACCCGCCGCGCCACCACCATGCGGTGCACCTCGTCGGGCCCGTCGTAGATCCGCGCGTAGCGGGCGTCGCGATACATCTTCTCCAGCGGCGTGTCCTCGGTGACCCCCAGCGCCCCGTGCACCTGGATCGCCCGGTCGATCACGTCGTGCAGATACTGCGCCCCGCGGAACTTGATCAGCGAGATCGCCACCCGGTCATCCCCGCCCTCGTCCACGATCCGCGCGGCGTCCAGGGTCATCAGCCGGTGCGCCTGGATGTCCGCGGCGGACTCGGCGATGTAGCGGCGGATCTCCCCCTTCTCCGCCAGCAGCGACCCATGCGCGTAGCGCACGTTCGCCCGCGCGCACATCAACTCAAACGCCCGCTGCATCTGCCCCAACCAGCGCATGCAGTGGAAGATCCGCCCCGGCCCCAGCCGCGTCTGCGCGATGACGAAGGCCTCCCCACGCGGGCCGAACAGGTTCGACGCGGGCACCCGCACGTTCTCGAAGCGCAGCTCCCCGTGCCGCCCGGAGGTGTGCCCCATGGTGCGGATGTCGCGGACGTGGGTGTAGCCGGGAGTGCCGGTCGGCACGATGATCGCGGAGAACTGCTGGTGCGGCGCGGCATCCGGGTCGGTCTTGCACCACACCAGCACCGCCGGGGACGCCGAGGCGTAGGTGGTGAACCACTTGCGGCCGTTGATCACCCACTCGTCGCCGTCGAGCACCGCGGTGGTCTGCATCTGCGTGGGGTCCGACCCGGCCGCGTCCGGCTCGGTCAGCCCGATGCCGATCCAGTGGTAGTCCCCGCGCACCAGCGGGTCCAGCCACTGCCGCTGCTGCTCCTCGGTGCCGTAGCGCTGCCACATGATCGTGTCGTGCTGGGTCAGCGACCCGACCGACAGCATCCCGAACTCCGAGCGCCCGATGATCTCGTTCAGGTGCACGAACTCCATGAACGACAGGCCCTGCCCACCCAGGTCGACGGGGTGCCCGAGTGCCCACAGGCCGCGGCGTCTGGCTTCCTCGCGCAGGCCGTCCACGGCCTTGTCCGCGGCCGGACCGCCGTCGTCGATGAGTTGCTCCAGCGGGCACACCTCGTTGTCGATGAAGTCGAGCATGCGTCCGCGCAGGTCCAGGACGCGGTCGGTGAGGCCGGGGGCTTGGGTCGTCATGGGCGCCAGTGTGCTCCGGGTGGGCGCGGGGGCGGCGGGCGGGCCGGGGCCTCGACGCCGTGAGCCAACAGTGCGATGTTGAGCCGTGATCGGACGACCCAAGGCAGGCGCGATGGCGGGTCAGCGGTGAGCCGCCCGCTGGACTGGGCGCCGCTCACCGAGCGTGATCCCCTGCCCGGCGACCCGGACCTCATCCTCGGAGAGGCGAACCGGCTACGGCACATGGCCATCGAGATCACCGGCCAGGTCGACAAATTGCGCCAGGTCGGCCGCACCTCGCTCCAGGGCCAGTACGCCGACGCGCTGAACGACGAGTCGCTGGAGGTGGCGAACAAGCTCGAGAAGGTCGCCGAGCGCTACCGGGCGGTGTCGACAGCGCTGTTCGGGTGGGCACCGGACCTGGCGGACCTTCAGACGGCCACGGTCAAGGCGTGGGACAAGGCGCAAGAGGCGGAGCGGCTGCGCGGCCGCAACCCCCACTCCGACCTGCCGCCGCTGTTCGCCTACCAGGCGAACCCGATCACGCCCGACGAGTCCGACCCGGCCGTGGCGCTGCTCGTCGAGGCACGCCGGG encodes:
- a CDS encoding acyl-CoA dehydrogenase family protein, which translates into the protein MTTQAPGLTDRVLDLRGRMLDFIDNEVCPLEQLIDDGGPAADKAVDGLREEARRRGLWALGHPVDLGGQGLSFMEFVHLNEIIGRSEFGMLSVGSLTQHDTIMWQRYGTEEQQRQWLDPLVRGDYHWIGIGLTEPDAAGSDPTQMQTTAVLDGDEWVINGRKWFTTYASASPAVLVWCKTDPDAAPHQQFSAIIVPTGTPGYTHVRDIRTMGHTSGRHGELRFENVRVPASNLFGPRGEAFVIAQTRLGPGRIFHCMRWLGQMQRAFELMCARANVRYAHGSLLAEKGEIRRYIAESAADIQAHRLMTLDAARIVDEGGDDRVAISLIKFRGAQYLHDVIDRAIQVHGALGVTEDTPLEKMYRDARYARIYDGPDEVHRMVVARRVAKPGAVPPWRQ
- a CDS encoding alpha/beta hydrolase, with the translated sequence MTVQEHDVALPGGHLRVLEVGRPGALPAADSEVVVLVHGLAGGAATWAPLLAELDRRDVAFPVIAPDLIGHPNADYSLGGYANEIRDLLTARGHRRATIVGHSLGGGIALQFCYQYPQICGRLVLVDAGGLGPELHPVLRAATLPGAEWALPLLAHTRVISTVGWLVDSGRAILGRGTTGHHTLSAFGSLADGARRRAFVITARNIINIAGQRVSGVDKLHLTAEVPTMIVWGGRDPIIPAAHARQATAALPDARVEVFENAGHFPHCDEPVRFADLLLDFLAGTTPAPYSTQR